In Isosphaera pallida ATCC 43644, the sequence GCGATCAGACGAGCCGCTTCGCCAATGGCCAGCGCTGCGGCCGCCTCGCCTTGGGTCACGGTGTTGCTGGGTCCCTGGCAATCCATGAAGATCGAGATGTGGCAGGCTAGCATGTTGGGCAGATAACGCAACAGCCAGATTGGTTGAATCAAAGGGATCGACTGAGTTCCCCAGGCGGCGAAGTCGAACGCGCCGTTGCCGGCGGCGTAGGCGGTCTGGATCGCAGGGGTCAGTTCATCCAGTTCGGTGGAGATCAGGCCAGCCCCTAGATCGATGCCGAACCGGGTGGGATCCACCCCGCCCTCGGCGAGACCCGCATCGCTCACCGCTAGCGCTGCGGCGACGACGGCGAGTTGAATGTCGCGGGCCATGTATTTGAGGCTTTTGCCATACGCGCGGGCCAGTTTGGGGGGCATCATCGCTTTGCCCGCCTTTTCGGTGAACTCGGCAATCTCGCCGCCGCAGTTCGTAGGCAGACCCTCGACCGCGAAGCTGCGAATCGGCGCGATGCCCGTGCGTCCTTCCACGAAGGCGTGATGGGCAGCGACCCGATCCCACCCAAACGGGCTGATCAATCCCTGGCCGGTGACGACCACTCGGCGTTCTACGTCGCGCATGGGAGGCGTCCGCTCCTCTGGGCGTCTGGGCGTCCTCCGAAAACGAGTTCCCGGAGGAGCGATCCCTCACTCCAATCCTTTGATCGACTTCTTGAGGATCATCGGCCAACTCCGCCGAGATCCTGGAATCGAACCACCCGTCGCGTCATCCGATTGGAGCCGATCTCCTATCAGACCGGGTTGCCAGCCTGATTGGGCCGCGCGCCTGTTTGGCTTAGGGAGCCTGACCCTCCTGATCCGGTCGGCTCGACCGCGCCTCAGCCGCGCGGAGGCTGCGGATCAACGCCCGCATGGGACCGGCGAAGACGAAGCTCGAGTCGCCCAGGTCGATCGGAGCCTGTTCCGCGGTAAGGAAGGCGAAGACAATTTCCCCTTCGGCCAGGGTTTGGTTCCCCCGCAACGCCCGCACATCGACCACCGCCGCGCCCTCGGCCCGGATGTCGGCCACATGGGCCTCGTAAGTCAGCGTGTCGCCAGGAACCGCATGACCGAAAAACTCCATACGCGGCAGCTTGGCCAAAATCACCTTGTCCTGGAAGTCGCGCGATTCTCCCACCAACAAACCAGCGGTTTGGGCCAAACCTTCAATGATCAAACTGGAGGGAAAAAGAGGATAACTCGGCGTCGGGTCATGCACATGCTCCTCGGCGAAGGTGATGTTCTTAACCGTGCGAGCCATTCGTCCCGACTCGAACGCCTCAAATCGATCGATCCAGATCCAACGCATCACTGCGGTCCCGCTTTGGAGTTGGGAGTCCATCTAAGCTCGCAGAGGAGCGATTCCGGTTCAAGGCGTTCAAACCCAACACGACGCGGGTCGGTCGCGTTCACCATCGCGCTCGGTCCCGGAACGGCGGGATTGTGGGACGGTACGGGTTGTCCTGCCCACAACCAAGGACGCCAACCGCTCACCTTCTCCGCCGCTCCGCTCCAATTCGATTTAGCTTGGCTCGCGTGGTTCAGTTCACCTTGGAGGCGATATACTTGACCAGCATGTCCACCGTGTAAAGGTCCATGATTTTGTCGATCTGAGGGTCGGCGATGAAGTCGTCGAGCTTGGCGTCGGGCATCTTGGCCTTGAGTTCTTCGATGCCTTTGGCGGTGAGT encodes:
- a CDS encoding beta-hydroxyacyl-(acyl-carrier-protein) dehydratase FabA/FabZ, which encodes MDSQLQSGTAVMRWIWIDRFEAFESGRMARTVKNITFAEEHVHDPTPSYPLFPSSLIIEGLAQTAGLLVGESRDFQDKVILAKLPRMEFFGHAVPGDTLTYEAHVADIRAEGAAVVDVRALRGNQTLAEGEIVFAFLTAEQAPIDLGDSSFVFAGPMRALIRSLRAAEARSSRPDQEGQAP